Proteins encoded together in one Amblyomma americanum isolate KBUSLIRL-KWMA chromosome 1, ASM5285725v1, whole genome shotgun sequence window:
- the LOC144114292 gene encoding uncharacterized protein LOC144114292 gives MSRRTGSYRSGGSAPTRYGGSGNYSGNCTSPRSSTYGSPSYGSSGRYSGGLAPSLSIYSPSYKASGSGYGSDYGRSSRPSSGYGSGYGSGYGSDYGKGAGAGYASDYGRSGGYGSDYGSRNSGYASDYNRSSTLPRPGTSYGRQSCHQGAPGAPVAGNTSYSTYRRPSSGGNSVANAVKMFGSLALRDDASSKPPVSRSYSVKAKEDAARPPSHGMPSREESKSFVNVRAKADEEQPDAAEAKATDSTPKNLAKSDSKSGKRGLAPADFTSTSDSESDDEDQSGGGEGNQADGGGAVSRGTSTPFDGAGDSAAISNTDRAPPRPPASKQQAAVRRSAGQQVDPLELESPRYGGSKRPTSFNSAIPRQISRRASSSPASSARSRSSTSLSTATPPARALFLTNSCSRIPVLNGSTVKKTPSPPRAAALSSPTSTSCEEECETEQNKDFRKSVLNMNLTEEEREKYLSRQREERERCSQHGDTEYKMDSSNATEATTTTTETETSEDEGAVVLSKSASSTVGRSGSKSLLLEPGLRPSGSKVIVSRSSSQNVLTKRGSRDNILQSSQSNDRIYDRSRSASGADLLEATTTTDDDEDASEARSRRVRRRRKGSKENILDGGTDKPAPTAAAPVKYDRQESTSSVASSSTSSSEPTDRPQMGAPHVTVSTHTTSEGDDEEEDDDEDEDEDNEDEVASLAVTPVPSGDHLSPEPSPAAPIKDETLAAEQDVNQESEESQEDEEEEDEEEKTLDFSGDEKVATGGLSDNEISDAADETAAVARDREVDSAGNEETPESEQKSDAETAACPTEIPEEKTPKFFSESEKSEEEGEEDDEEDDEEEEQEDEKELKHEEEDFEHKEVEEIKLQAEEASSAEDEAENEIMHKEIDVDATEHSAEADGGKESEEEGASDRSSSEGPCDKEKSPEIIIGKESEAEVSEESDKDEQSDEELDDAGAKDDGGDDDGEGKERPPSPLCEPAEDAEEFVKDGTKAEETSDETEEETDDDSHGQKNDVSASLADEREQKTPVLTEGSEKVEEEVETDDHKENQATQDVIEATSTESVHYVESKTDSFPNTASPRTFPDILRIRDASPVLTSDASARSNKSETCIVSMHSPENRQEISSPSSLAKPIASEPCQLAKTPSSQSVTSPTILSPVVTNRTALPYVKQPLPGETPTEEKLGSPAAAPLSPFSHPSVSSVNRIASQFSSPTPVPQSPPVRRTRPTHSGIPTPSVTNDSKPDENKSLSAAQPKPQLGVTRRQRPTVSSSVQPSQQSSIPTSSSTSATQASVPSPRVRPVPVPPATGVSSTRVRSVPVAPPPAPVSLVRVFPVPPPPETPAAAPTVSSAKTQPPEVLPVAQEKISLASPARPAFATAQEKAPPPATPARPEAQASPRFLSSQEKTHAPAAPIKPAAQTSPAFQATQEKMHAVSTPTKPAAQTPMPFTPRQEKTQPSPPAPRTITLPTTAQRPTSLDIGKENTNRASPSADSFLQNYRRSRDAVSKSDSSGHIKSPSVLAAQRTFLSGDAKQITTPEKAPVEVPKAPFTTPSKPPVEVTKASFTSPAKPPAEVPKASFTSPAKPSVEVPKASFTTPAKPPCEPPKGKFQKTPEQTRTVFGIPPPGRRPIAAAKPVEAKKSPQEVRPQPVPTRPNDQVKNGRKPVTKFIGSCKDIDSLLKYGSDEEPETFEQFEDQFEKGAAIKLPLPKELKKHSPGDRVKHFIGKFQDIDDMLGAPTATPVFPLSPCDRSPFERSFTDSQARKTQQDDSDSSGDSSLEEVKVSSVKVHESKQAIRPRLDAYTEEIDSSAVRIREPKVMQGQITKRPTRKLDDCTLQLYKINAADNDYGSYLDLESTIDEQGDDFEGFQDK, from the exons CGTTCCGGTGGCAGCGCACCGACGCGCTACGGTGGCTCCGGAAACTACTCCGGCAACTGCACGTCGCCCCGGAGCTCCACCTATGGCTCG cCATCGTACGGCAGCAGTGGCCGATACAGCGGTGGCCTCGCACCTAGCCTGAGCATCTACTCTCCGAGCTACAAGGCATCGGGCTCAGGTTACGGTTCCGACTACGGCCGCAGCAGCCGACCCAGCTCTGGTTACGGCTCGGGATACGGGTCTGGATATGGGTCTGACTACGGGAAGGGCGCCGGCGCCGGGTACGCGTCCGACTACGGCAGGTCCGGCGGCTATGGGTCAGACTACGGAAGCCGCAACAGCGGCTATGCATCTGACTACAACAG GTCGAGCACCCTGCCGCGGCCAGGCACCAGCTACGGCCGTCAGTCGTGCCACCAGGGCGCACCGGGGGCCCCAGTGGCGGGCAACACCAGCTACAGCACCTACCGGCGCCCGTCGTCCGGGGGCAACAGCGTCGCCAACGCTGTCAAGATGTTCGGAAGTCTGGCGCTTCGCGACGATGCCTCCTCCAAGCCACCCGTGTCGCGCAGCTACTCAGTCAAGGCCAAGGAGGACGCGGCACGACCGCCCTCCCACGGCATGCCGTCCCGGGAGGAGTCCAAGAGCTTCGTCAACGTGCGCGCCAAGGCCGACGAGGAGCAGCCGGACGCGGCAGAAGCCAAG GCAACCGACAGCACTCCGAAGAACCTGGCGAAGTCCGACTCGAAAAGCGGCAAGCGTGGCCTGGCCCCTGCCGACTTCACCTCGACGTCCGACTCGGAGAGCGACGACGAAGACCAGAGCGGCGGCGGTGAGGGCAACCAGGCAGACGGCGGCGGAGCAGTGAGCCGGGGCACCTCGACGCCCTTCGATGGCGCTGGAGACAGCGCCGCCATATCGAACACGGATCGCGCGCCGCCCCGGCCGCCAGCATCCAAGCAGCAAGCCGCGGTGCGGCGCAGCGCCGGTCAGCAGGTGGACCCCTTAGAGCTTGAATCTCCCAG GTACGGCGGGTCTAAAAGACCGACGTCATTTAattctgctataccgaggcaaATATCCAGGAGAGCCAGTtcgagccccgcgtcgtctgccaGAAGCCGAAGCAGCACTTCTCTCAGCACAGCAACGCCTCCGGCGAGAGCACTGTTCCTGACGAATTCGTGCTCGAGAATTCCAGTGCTCAACGGGTCCACCGTGAAGAAGACACCGAGCCCCCCTAGAGCAGCGGCGCTTTCTTCTCCCACGAGCACCTCTTGCGAGGAAGAATGCGAAACCGAACAGAATAAGGACTTCAGGAAGTCTGTGCTCAATATGAACCTCACAGAGGAGGAGAGGGAAAAATACCTTTCGAGGCAACGGGAAGAACGGGAACGCTGCAGCCAGCATGGTGATACTGAGTACAAAATGGATTCCAGCAACGCTACCGAGGCGACGACCACGACAACAGAGACGGAGACGTCCGAAGACGAAGGCGCGGTCGTCCTGTCCAAGTCAGCATCGTCTACAGTAGGCAGAAGTGGCTCCAAGTCGTTACTCCTTGAGCCTGGGCTCCGTCCCAGTGGTTCGAAAGTGATTGTGTCTAGAAGTTCTTCACAGAACGTGCTCACAAAAAGGGGAAGCAGAGATAACATTTTACAAAGCAGCCAGAGCAACGACCGAATTTACGACCGTTCCCGAAGTGCTTCGGGCGCAGATCTCTTGGAAGCGACAACGACCAcggacgacgacgaagacgcgTCAGAGGCTCGAAGCCGACGTGTGAGAAGGCGTCGCAAAGGTTCGAAGGAGAACATACTGGACGGTGGGACCGACAAGCCCGCTCCCACCGCTGCAGCTCCGGTCAAGTACGACCGGCAGGAGTCGACCAGTTCCGTTGCCTCCTCCAGCACGAGTTCATCGGAGCCAACTGATCGTCCGCAGATGGGCGCCCCTCATGTGACCGTCTCCACTCACACGACGAGTGAAGGAGACGACGAAGAGGAAGACGATGAcgaggacgaagacgaagacaacGAGGATGAAGTGGCCAGCCTGGCAGTGACGCCTGTCCCTTCGGGCGACCACCTGTCGCCTGAGCCTTCACCGGCCGCACCCATCAAAGACGAGACGCTAGCAGCCGAACAGGATGTAAATCAGGAGTCTGAAGAAAGCCAAGAAGatgaggaagaggaagacgaggaAGAAAAGACACTTGACTTTAGCGGAGATGAAAAAGTGGCCACGGGTGGCTTATCGGACAACGAGATTAGTGACGCGGCGGACGAAACAGCCGCTGTTGCAAGAGACAGAGAGGTTGATAGTGCCGGAAATGAAGAAACGCCCGAAAGCGAACAGAAGAGCGACGCAGAAACAGCGGCATGCCCCACCGAAATACCCGAAGAGAAAACTCCGAAATTTTTCAGCGAGTCCGAGAAGTCTGAAGAGGAAGGCGAAGAGGATGATGAAGAGGACGATGAGGAGGAGGAACAAGAGGACGAAAAAGAGTTGAAACATGAGGAAGAAGACTTCGAGCATAAGGAGGTGGAAGAAATAAAATTACAAGCAGAAGAAGCAAGCAGCGCTGAGGACGAGGCGGAGAATGAGATAATGCACAAGGAGATAGATGTCGATGCCACCGAACATAGCGCAGAGGCAGATGGAGGCAAAGAATCAGAAGAGGAAGGCGCATCAGACAGAAGCTCTTCTGAGGGGCCATGCGACAAGGAAAAGTCGCCTGAAATAATTATCGGAAAAGAAAGTGAGGCAGAAGTTTCTGAAGAAAGCGACAAAGATGAACAAAGTGATGAGGAGCTCGACGATGCCGGGGCAAAAGACGATGGAGGGGACGACGACGGAGAAGGAAAGGAACGGCCGCCGAGCCCATTATGCGAACCTGCAGAGGATGCCGAGGAATTTGTAAAAGATGGCACAAAGGCCGAAGAAACATCGGACGAAACGGAAGAAGAAACCGATGATGACAGCCATGGCCAGAAAAATGACGTTTCCGCTTCTTTAGCAGACGAAAGGGAGCAGAAAACACCGGTACTAACTGAAGGGAGTGAAAAAGTGGAGGAAGAGGTTGAAACAGACGACCACAAGGAAAATCAAGCCACCCAAGATGTTATTGAAGCAACGTCTACAGAAAGTGTGCACTATGTCGAAAGTAAAACCGATTCGTTTCCCAACACAGCCTCTCCGCGTACATTCCCTGATATCCTTCGAATTAGAGATGCTTCTCCTGTCCTCACTTCAGATGCTAGTGCAAGATCAAACAAGTCAGAGACTTGTATCGTAAGCATGCACAGTCCTGAGAACCGGCAAGAAATAAGTTCACCATCGAGTTTAGCTAAACCGATTGCAAGTGAGCCATGCCAGCTTGCCAAAACTCCTTCTTCACAGAGCGTCACAAGCCCGACAATTCTAAGTCCAGTGGTCACCAACAGGACAGCCCTGCCTTACGTTAAGCAGCCTTTGCCCGGAGAAACTCCTACAGAAGAAAAGCTGGGAAGCCCAGCAGCAGCGCCGCTATCTCCGTTCAGCCATCCGAGTGTTAGTTCCGTTAACAGGATAGCTTCCCAGTTTTCGAGTCCTACTCCAGTACCTCAGTCGCCGCCAGTAAGAAGAACTAGGCCCACACATTCCGGCATTCCTACTCCATCAGTTACAAACGATTCGAAGCCTGATGAGAACAAAAGCTTGAGCGCAGCGCAGCCAAAGCCGCAGCTTGGGGTGACCCGTCGCCAGCGCCCGACGGTCTCCTCTTCAGTCCAACCAAGCCAGCAGAGCAGTATCCCGACGTCGTCGTCGACCTCAGCGACGCAGGCTTCTGTCCCTTCGCCTCGAGTGCGGCCAGTACCGGTACCTCCAGCCACGGGTGTGTCATCTACTCGAGTACGTTCTGTTCCTGTGGCGCCCCCACCAGCCCCGGTCTCCTTGGTTCGCGTTTTCCCTGTACCACCGCCTCCGGAAACGCCAGCAGCGGCACCTACGGTATCTAGTGCAAAGACACAGCCACCGGAAGTACTTCCGGTGGCACAGGAGAAAATATCTTTAGCTTCCCCAGCGAGGCCGGCATTTGCAACAGCACAAGAAAAGGCACCCCCTCCTGCGACCCCAGCAAGGCCGGAAGCGCAGGCTTCGCCCAGGTTTCTCTCATCGCAAGAAAAAACACATGCTCCAGCAGCTCCAATTAAGCCGGCAGCACAGACATCACCAGCGTTCCAGGccacacaagaaaaaatgcatgctgtTTCAACTCCGACAAAACCGGCTGCTCAAACACCGATGCCGTTTACGCCACGGCAAGAAAAAACCCAACCTTCCCCGCCTGCGCCAAGGACCATTACGCTGCCAACCACCGCACAGCGCCCCACATCTTTAGACATCGGCAAAGAGAATACTAACAGGGCGTCCCCATCTGCAGACTCATTTCTTCAAAATTACAGGCGGTCCCGAGACGCAGTCAGTAAAAGTGATTCATCGGGACACATCAAGAGCCCCTCAGTTCTCGCAGCGCAGCGGACGTTTCTCTCCGGAGACGCGAAGCAGATAACGACACCAGAGAAGGCGCCAGTCGAAGTACCTAAAGCTCCGTTTACCACTCCGTCAAAGCCGCCAGTCGAAGTAACGAAAGCTTCGTTTACTTCACCAGCAAAGCCGCCAGCCGAAGTACCGAAAGCTTCGTTTACTTCACCAGCAAAGCCGTCGGTCGAAGTACCGAAAGCTTCGTTTACTACTCCGGCAAAGCCTCCTTGTGAGCCTCCAAAGGGTAAATTTCAAAAGACACCAGAGCAGACTCGCACGGTGTTTGGAATTCCGCCTCCAGGTAGAAGGCCAATAGCGGCTGcaaaacctgtggaagcaaagAAAAGTCCTCAGGAAGTGAGACCACAGCCGGTACCTACGAGGCCGAACGACCAGGTGAAAAACGGAAGAAAGCCCGTGACCAAATTTATAGGTTCATGCAAGGACATCGATTCTCTGTTGAAGTACGGAAGCGACGAGGAGCCGGAAACATTCGAGCAGTTTGAAGATCAGTTCGAGAAAGGAGCCGCCATAAAACTGCCTCTTCCTAAGGAGCTCAAGAAGCACTCTCCTGGAGACAGAGTAAAGCACTTCATTGGCAAGTTCCAGGACATTGACGACATGCTTGGTGCCCCAACAGCCACGCCCGTATTCCCACTCAGCCCCTGTGATCGCAGCCCTTTCGAACGATCGTTTACCGACAGTCAGGCGAGGAAGACCCAGCAAGACGACAGTGACTCTTCGGGTGACTCGTCTCTCGAAGAAGTCAAGGTGTCTTCAGTAAAAGTGCACGAGTCCAAGCAAGCGATACGGCCCCGCCTTGACGCGTACACAGAAGAGATCGACTCCAGTGCAGTCCGTATCAGGGAGCCCAAGGTGATGCAGGGACAGATTACGAAAAGGCCTACCAGAAAG